Sequence from the Helianthus annuus cultivar XRQ/B chromosome 13, HanXRQr2.0-SUNRISE, whole genome shotgun sequence genome:
GATTATGTTTGAaattgtttgttaaaaaaaaacaattatatatataagtaatttaatttaaaattatCAAAGGTAGAGGGAGAGATACCTTCATATGTCGAGACAGGGGATATGGGAGATGAGGGGCCAGTAACTCCCCTTTTTACTGCATCTTTCTTTCAGACCTGGGCAATTACCCCAGATGTCTAATCTCAAGAGTGAAGGCAACAACATTTCTGGTAGATCCTTCATCTTACGGCAATTCCAAAAagagagacgctggatggaggtGAGGTGTTGGGCATGCGAACACACTTTCTTCAGATTAGGGCAATTGTCAAAAGAGAGAGATTGGAGGTGTTGGAGTCCCACTGAAAAAGATTCCAATTTCTCAAATCCATTTATTTGAAGAGAAGTAAGAGatgaaggaagaagatgagaaaATTCACTACTACTACCAGCTCCATCATCATCATTTAACTGCAATTCAACAAGTGAGGTTGGGAATGTCTGTGGACCCCACTCGGAGAAGGGCTTCTTCAACTTCTCAATTTTTAAGATTTGCAAATTGGGAGGCCAAACCCAACCAGGTAAAGAAGCATCCATTCTTGGACAATTGACTATTGTCAGTTCCTTTAATGATGGCAAATTGTCACCAAGACTGGAAACATCCAATTTGGGACAATTGAATATTTCCAGTTTctttaaggatattaaagtgtcTGGAAATGACTCAAGGTTTTCACAGTCGAATATAATCAATTCAGTGAGGTGAACCAAGCAGTCCAATTCAATGATTGATTTCAGATTTGGCCAATCACATATCTTTACATGTTCAAGCATGGGCATGCTGCTTctgttgttgtttgttttttgtcCTCCCCACTCCCACTCCCTTTCCAATAGGTTCCTGCAATTCCATATTCTAAGTGACCTGAGCTTCTCCTGTCCTCCTTTTGGAAACGACACAACTGTCATTGAACTACAATCAACGACACTCAACTCCTCAATGCCATCTGGACAGCTGCAACGCACCATATTCTTACAACAAGACACTCTCAACTTCCTAAGAGATGTTAGGATGTTGCTCCTACAAttatcctcctcctcctcctcctctttCTCTCCTATACTCACCAAATTATCACAATCACCCACTTGCAACTCCCTTAACTTCAAAAGAATCTTACTTGCATCTGCATCTGATTTCACCAGGTATCTTATCTCATTACATCCATATATGTGTAATTCTTCAACTGCCCCAAGAGACTCTATAACACCTCCCCACACCATATCATTAAGCCCTGAAATATCCCTTATTCCCAACTTAGTGACTGCTGAAGCTACTTCAACCAGACTTCTCAACACACCACTGTCACAGTTCTCTAGTTTTAGATCACTCAATGAAGGCAGTGCTTTAAGTCTGACTTCACCCAAATTAGGACAACCAGTTATTTCAAGCTTTTGCAAGCGTGGAAACACATCCCCTGACCATTTCTTCCACTCATGTAAGCCTTCAATTAACAACTCCTTCAGTGACGGTAGTTGTCCCAGTGTCGGTATTGATGTACATCTCTTACAGCCACTTATTGACACATGCTTCAAATGAAGAAACGAGGGATCCCCGACCCAGTTTGGAAACTCCAGTCCCCCATATGACCTAATTTTGAGTTGTATTAACTCATCTTGACAAGGCTTCAACTCATTTAGGACCGCTTTTTCAAGCATGTCATTTCgagaatcatttagcacatcaCCCCATACAAGCTCTAACTCACTAAGCCTTTTTTCTGAAAAGTTCGCCTCATGTGCATAAATTGCATTTTGCACTTTTTCCAAACCTACAACAGAAATTTTCCCATATAGATTCTCAAAGTCTTTAAGTTTGGCTATTTCAATTCCGCTTTCACTTTCAATATCAATTTTCGAGAGAGAAATTTGTAGGCTTTTCAACTTACCAATCTCTAACAACATCTTAAACAAAAGCTTGGTGTCCCTAACGTCAAGATGTTGCAGGTTCTTCAGATTCAGGAAGTTGTTGGGCAACTTTGTTAATTGATCACAACCAAACAGGATCAATGTTTGTAAATTAACAAGATTGCAAACCTTTTCCGGTAAATGTGTGATACTAGTTCGAGATAGATTAAGATATCTCAAGTGCCTCAAAGTACCAATGGACTCCGGTAACTCACTTATTTCAAAGCCGCTTAAACTTAGAACCCTTAATAATGGTAACTTAGGAAGCAAGTCAGTCAGAATCTTATTGGATAAGTAAAATTTTCGCCAACGTTCCACCTCCCCAACAAACGTTGCCAAGAATGTCCTCATACATTTGGCGTTTTCAAGTACCTGGAGCTTCTCGTAAGCTACATATTTCTCACGAATAAATGACATATGGTGGTACTTGTCTAGCTTCATCTTCTTAATATTCTTCTCTGACTTGTTGTCTAACCTTAAATAAAACTCGGTAGCAACAGATGTCGCCAAGTCATTCATGAGGTCATGCATCACAAATAATGATTCATTATGAGGTGCATGTTGAAAAAATGACCTTGAcaacaactcatcaaagaatTCGTTACCCAATTGCTGTTCTTCTGTTGAGTGAATCAGAGTTGGCTGACATAACCCTTCAGCCATCCATAATAAAACCAGATCCTCCTTGTCAAACAGGAAGTCCTTGGGAAATAAGGAGCAGTATGCAAACAACCGCTTCAAAGGTGCCGAAAGATCATCGTAGCTTAGTCTTAGGGCCGGGAGAATTCCACCCTTAACTTTTAATCTCCAAATGTCACTGTTTGACACATTGATCCAATGATGTGCTTCATCTCTTTTTGTTCTTAACAATCTACCAAGTGCTATTAAAGCTAAAGGTAATCCTCCACATTTTTTCACAATACCTTCGGCATATGGTTTAAGCGACAAATGTGCATCAAAGTTCTCTACACCTAACGCATTTCGAGCAAGTAAAGACAAAGCGTCATCATCTGAGAGGCCGTGTAGCTGCTTGTGTAGAGGATTGTAAACCAACTGTTTGAGCAATTGATCCTTCCGTGTTGTTATAATGATCTTACTTCCAGGAGCACATGTATACAACGGTCTGACGAGGGTTTCCCAATCCTCATAACTTTCGCCCCATATATCATCTAGCACCAACAGAAACTTTTTACCCTTTATGTGATCTTTAAGAGCTTCTTGAAGCCGATTAAAATCTGAAACTTCCTTGTTTGCCATAGATTGAAAGATCTCTTTGCTTATACGAACGTTGTCAAACTCATCAGATACACAAACCCATGCTTTTAGATCAAAGTGATCCTTGACCTGTTGTTCTTCGTACACAAGTCTAGCCAGAGTTGTTTTTCCAAGCCCACCCATACCAACTATGGGAACAATGCTATAGTTTAGATCACATGGTTCATCAGCCGGTAACAATAGCTGTTGAACCAGTGCATCTTTATGAGCTTGGCGCCCAACAATACTAGATGGGTTGACAACAGAGGTTTGTAATCTTCGGTTATTATTAGTTCTTGGCCTAGTTTCCTCTTCCACTTTCAAACCAAGATTATCTAAACCAAGGTCAGCTTTCTCCTTAACTAGATCTTGTAATTTGGTGGAAATAGCATCTAACTCGGCAATCATAGTAGTAGTCCGTGAGAAAGTTGTGCAACAAGTTGGGGTGATTAGCTTTCTTACCTTTCCGGTGATGCCTTCTGGCTGTTGCTTGAACTCAGGGTCCATAGTGTCGGTAGCCCAACCATCGAGGACGTCATCGATGTCATAAGCCAGATGCTGGAGATCGTTCAGTCGCTGTTTCACAGATGGATCGGTTATCTCCATCTGAGAAGCATGAGTAAGATAAAGTTGGATGGAGACTAATGATTTCTGCAATTTCTTGATCTCAGCATCAAGTCCCTTGTGGCGAGCAATGGTTTTGAAAGCTGCATCGGACAGCTACTCAAAGAGGACAGGGAGGAGGGAAGAAAGCACGAGTTCAGCCATTGATTGCTTACGGTGGTGAGATTGTGAATGAAAGGTATGATGTTGTGAATGCTTGAGAGTTAAGAGTTGTGTACAATGGTTCAGATATTCATTCAAGATATAAGGTCAACGTTAATGTTTTTCACACCCAGATCAGATCACCAATCAGCATGCAGGGGCGGTACCTACCCTGTCCCCTTAATATTTTAAGTGAATGATTCTGGAGTAATCTGGCATACACCAttaaaaaaggaaaagaaataatAAGATATTTTCATTTAAATATATACCCATCTATTATTGACAAATCAGCACCAATAACTGATCTCTTTTCTTTTTGTATCTACAGCCTAAAGTTTCAATCAGAATTATGGTCAACGTTTCAAATACTGTTTTGCACACTCAGATCTGATCTGAGATCACCAATCACCATCCAGGATTGTTAcctagggctgcaaatgaactaaacgaacacgaacaaggaaTTGTTCATGTTCATTCGCTAATGAAATAATGAGTTCATGAATGGTCCATGAACACTAGAACAAGATTTTATATTCTTGTTCGTTCATTAAGTAAATGAACGTGTTCATAAActtcacgaacacaaacaaacaaataaaatcCGCGGAGGCTATAAACGGATGGCGAAGGGATTAGCGTTGGAACTTGAAATCCTAATAGAACGAAGGTCGTTGAATTCATCGATCTGTTAATGAGGAAGGTGAGGGAAACCTTGCAAAAAATAAGCTGGGAATAAAGTTCAACTCCCACTAGCATCACTTCAAGGATATTGGTGATGATAATGAAGTTTAGAACTAGGCCTCTCTGGAGGTCACCAGTTCAAAACCGAGCCTAGCAAGGTTTTACCGCAATGGGCCTTTGGGCGGGCGGTTTTTCCCCGCAGCTAGTGGCTTGGTGGCTCGACTATGCATCCAACTCTGACCGTTATGGAGGAGTGGGTGCATTTGCTCGATTAAGGGCATCACATCACAGGATGTTTATCTAGTGATTTAATTGACCGTTCAGAAAAATAGAGTAATGAATTTATGAATATAAAATGTATAGATTTAATAAATAAATGTACAATAACCATCAGGGGCGGTACCTAACCTACAGGCCAGCTGTCCactaagggtgtaaggggcactcccctaagaggggagtcccctctcttacgcataaccaatcctcgtgtgtcACGTCAACTctcctcttaaactcccctaacaccctaaattgatggcgacactcccctcttaggtgacttggctttttattaaaaaaaaaaaaatcattggtccatctcctccctctctcctccctctcttcgGTGACTTCCCACCGATTTCATTCCCCCAAATCACTCACCTaagtgatggcggcggtgttcccctaAGGTGACTTGGGTCACCGAATGGAGTCACCAAaggtgccccttacaccctaaatatttctatatatatttgtttttttctttGGAAAGCGATGTGttggtcccttttctcggaggatcgagaacaacctaaaccttgttatactaacccactagcgagtgcggaatccaagctagtaggcaaaccgggatgaagcaagaacaaacacaagaacacacaaagttcaccaattaacaccactgtattaatacgtatgaaggtttacagttacaagcacaatgtttacaatctgtttgcaaactctctaaagtgtgtgtgtgtgtgttttgcaGCAGAGTATCtctaactctctatgtgtgcatctatgtaacactaacacactgcatgagtatatatacccatacacagcaggtcctgtccgaaggatccgatagatggtccgaaggatcatctatggATGACAACAAGCTCGAATGATCAAcatgtacctcgaaggatcatccttcgaggactaatggtcgaaccatatctttcgagcacctcgaaggatcaacagtatccttcgaggctatccttcgagacagacacttatctttctaactgtttgaccaagtcaatccggaggatggttgacttagtcaacttacagacttaggacatcgttcatatacagaccgaatacagacaaagtacagacacaagtgcaccaacaaactcccccttggctgtagctttgtcttgatCTTGTCTTGATCTTCTATAGATGTAGACCCGTCttgaacttcgatggtctttggtcttcgagtttccaaaactctgatgtcctttcaagtcttcattgtcggaggatcttcaaagtcttcacgtcttgaaagcagagagtgtatcaacaaactacccgtatcatgtaggaagtgtgttgacaaactcccccttaacataagctcccccttgagttatgctcgtgaaagaactttatctttatgaagtgagatccttgtggtgttgatgatggccagcggcaactcggtcatcttcatcttttgagcgccttctcgtcgtgtcttcattccagagcttgtcatcgaccatgttctcctagcctttagaatctgcacatgcaagaaatctaaacgcgtaatgagaacaactgcttggaatatagtataaacaaatgacacacgaatgaccatgtcactatcaaacaccgtccgacagtttgaaagtttaataaatttgtcaattttagtctttaactttcaaaacttgcaaatttcgaccgtttatgaagatttagtcaattcggttttcgttcaggtttcaggtaacgaagacttgagctccaacatcgtacgatcgaaaataaaacagaaataaaatctttttggcttttataaagtttatattaaaacaagcctaaaatctttttggtatttttgaaattaaaaggaaacaattttaatatcctttgaatgttatcaaacgacatcaccgctaatgtcgtgctgatatgcaccaaacgacgaaactgtttaaaagaaacacactaaaagttaagcagtaaataaataaatatatacagacattctttttgcgagtttcgagggtaagagaatcatatcagtgtacggtcatgccaaaacactcttgttgttcagttagttgatattaagataagcatcctataacaattatcggtattgttgtccacttaagctcaacttatcagatgtaatcatggcgaggggatacgttaaggtatgatttatacttaccgaccggtgttcatccacatcacgacacattcccgtatcaaggtatgcacgagagttcatcttaccggtgagtataccgattatcatctgtttgaccgtataaattgtgagatactcacttattttgatttgaaaacaagccctttgtgatataatcacttattgatgaggaacttgattttcatatgcatgagggcacaggtgcaagttcgtgaacaggtcagtacttccgtacagcagagagacgaacttgacacccggataaatgtgatatttttatcacttatttgatttggacatgtgattgtttatcacttattgaggtcgaatgcagtatgtaatatgtacacgtatgtatagtatcatggaagatctagacttgcgtccccgttatttttcggtaaaagatacaaccacgatacccagatgataagcagcataaagaccgaatatctcagaacctcggcaatctatcaaacgaaatttcggtactaagaccatatgccaatgaatggttcccacctggtcttcagtcgattaagatttatatcaccctgcacactttaaaatgattgtgagcctaccaatacatcttatatagagctgcttatcgttttgcatttaaggtttaaagaggtttggatagaccactgatgtactatcattttctcttttgctctccaggaaactcatttttgtttttctattgtttttgtgtttttgaaatttttcgatgtttttgtattttccgatttttggatttactccccctaaaatcaacaaactaagataaatttaaaaacacacaaagatatttacgaaaatgattttccgatgttggtttactcttgcttgaccttaatgccatttaccaataataagaagtcaaatctagatttgtcaaaagctttggtaaataagtcggcacgttggtcatcggtgtggaccttaacaacatcgattagccttttctcaaagcaatcacgtatgaagtgatatttgatttcgatgtgtttggtctttgaatgctgcacaggatttttagtgatatctaaagcagcagaattatcaacgtaaataggagtagttaggaattcaaaaccgtagtcccgcaattgttgctggatccaaagaacttgtgagcaacaacttgaggcagcaatgtattcagcttcgcatgttgatgtagcgacacacgtctgcttcttgcactgccatgtgactaggcgatttcctaaaaactgacatccagccgttgtggatttgccgtcgattttacatccgccaaaatcagaatcactgaatgcgaccaagtcaaagttattatccctaggataccacagaccggtgt
This genomic interval carries:
- the LOC110921543 gene encoding putative disease resistance protein At3g14460; translated protein: MEITDPSVKQRLNDLQHLAYDIDDVLDGWATDTMDPEFKQQPEGITGKVRKLITPTCCTTFSRTTTMIAELDAISTKLQDLVKEKADLGLDNLGLKVEEETRPRTNNNRRLQTSVVNPSSIVGRQAHKDALVQQLLLPADEPCDLNYSIVPIVGMGGLGKTTLARLVYEEQQVKDHFDLKAWVCVSDEFDNVRISKEIFQSMANKEVSDFNRLQEALKDHIKGKKFLLVLDDIWGESYEDWETLVRPLYTCAPGSKIIITTRKDQLLKQLVYNPLHKQLHGLSDDDALSLLARNALGVENFDAHLSLKPYAEGIVKKCGGLPLALIALGRLLRTKRDEAHHWINVSNSDIWRLKVKGGILPALRLSYDDLSAPLKRLFAYCSLFPKDFLFDKEDLVLLWMAEGLCQPTLIHSTEEQQLGNEFFDELLSRSFFQHAPHNESLFVMHDLMNDLATSVATEFYLRLDNKSEKNIKKMKLDKYHHMSFIREKYVAYEKLQVLENAKCMRTFLATFVGEVERWRKFYLSNKILTDLLPKLPLLRVLSLSGFEISELPESIGTLRHLRYLNLSRTSITHLPEKVCNLVNLQTLILFGCDQLTKLPNNFLNLKNLQHLDVRDTKLLFKMLLEIGKLKSLQISLSKIDIESESGIEIAKLKDFENLYGKISVVGLEKVQNAIYAHEANFSEKRLSELELVWGDVLNDSRNDMLEKAVLNELKPCQDELIQLKIRSYGGLEFPNWVGDPSFLHLKHVSISGCKRCTSIPTLGQLPSLKELLIEGLHEWKKWSGDVFPRLQKLEITGCPNLGEVRLKALPSLSDLKLENCDSGVLRSLVEVASAVTKLGIRDISGLNDMVWGGVIESLGAVEELHIYGCNEIRYLVKSDADASKILLKLRELQVGDCDNLVSIGEKEEEEEEDNCRSNILTSLRKLRVSCCKNMVRCSCPDGIEELSVVDCSSMTVVSFPKGGQEKLRSLRIWNCRNLLEREWEWGGQKTNNNRSSMPMLEHVKICDWPNLKSIIELDCLVHLTELIIFDCENLESFPDTLISLKKLEIFNCPKLDVSSLGDNLPSLKELTIVNCPRMDASLPGWVWPPNLQILKIEKLKKPFSEWGPQTFPTSLVELQLNDDDGAGSSSEFSHLLPSSLTSLQINGFEKLESFSVGLQHLQSLSFDNCPNLKKVCSHAQHLTSIQRLSFWNCRKMKDLPEMLLPSLLRLDIWGNCPGLKERCSKKGSYWPLISHIPCLDI